In Streptomyces sp. Li-HN-5-11, the sequence CGGACGCCCGGCACCGGCCTTCCTGGCCACCGCGGCCGCCGCCGCCAGCACCACCGCGGCGGTGACCGCCCTGGCCGGCACCGGCTACGGCTGGATACGGGCCCTCGGGACCCCGGTGTCCCCGCAGAACTGGGCGCTCAGCAGCCTGCTCGGCCGGGCCACCGGCGCACTCCTGGCCCGGCTCGGCAGCGGCCTGGCCCCCCTCGCCGTCCCGGCCTGGCACCTGCTGGGCCTCGCGGTCACCGCGGTCGCCGTCCTCGTCATCTGGGTACGGCTGCGCCCGCGTCCCGTGTACGCCCTCGGCCTGAGCCTGGCCGCCGTCGCGGCCTTCGGTCCGGCCGTCCGGCCCTGGTACGCGCTGTGGGGCCTGTTCCTGATCGCCGCGGCCGCGCCCGACACCTCGATCCGGCAGCGGACGGCGGCCGTGACCGCCCTGCTGGCGCTCGCCGTACTGCCCGGCGGCGGTGCCGCCGACACCGGGCAGCTCCTCCTCGCCGTCTGCGGCGGGGCGCTCGGCGTGGTCGTCCTCTGGCAGGCCCACCAGGCCGCCCAGGCCCCGGCCCTGGGACGCACGGCATGACGGCGTTCGACCGCACGGGTCCCCGCACCGACCGCGAACGTCTGCTCCTCGTCCTGGCCCTGGCCGCCGTCGTCACCGCGTTCACGGCGACCGTGCCGCTGCTGCGCGGCTGGTTCGACCTCAAGGTCTACTACGGCACCGTCGACAGCTGGATCCACCACGGCGGCCGGATCTACGACTACGCGGTGCCCGGGACGGCGTACGGCTTCACCTATCCGCCGTTCGCCGCCGTCTGCATGCTGCCGATGGCGCTGGTCGGGTGGCCCGTCGCGGTCGTCGTCGCCCTGCTGCTCAACCTCGCGGCCCTGGCCGTGGTGCTCCGCGTTCTCGCGGGGCGCGGGTGGCGGCGGCACGGCTGGTTCCGCTGGGCGGTGGCCGTCTGTCTCCTGGCGCTGTTCGAACCGCTGCGTGACACCGTCAGCTTCGGCCAGGTCAACCTTCTGCTGCTGGCACTGGTCCTGACCGACGGCCGGCTGCTGCACACGGGCCGGCACCGCTGGGCGGGCGTCGGCATCGGGCTCGCGGCGGCGATCAAACTCACGCCCGCGCTCTTCATCTGCCTGCTGCTCCTGGCCAGGCGGTGGCGCGCCGCCGCCGTCGCCACGGCCGTCGCCGCCGGGGCGAGCGCGCTCGCCGCCCTCGTGGACCCGGACGCCTCGCGCTTCTACTGGACCCGGGGAATGTGGGACACCACCCGGGTCGGGCAACTCGCCTATGTCTCCAACCAGTCCCTGCAGGGCGTCCTCGCCCGGCTCGGGGAGACCGGCCGTCCGGCCTGGGCGCTGGCTGCCATCGCGGTACTCGCCGTGTGGGCCTGGCGAGCGCGCCGGGCGGTGGAGTGCGGAGACTGGCGGGCGGCGTTCGCGCTCACGGGGACGGCGGCCTGTCTGGTCAGCCCGGTCACCTGGGTGCACCACCTGGTGTGGCTGCTGCCGTCACTGGCCGTGCTGCTGCGCGCCGGACGGCCGCGGATCGCTGCCGCCGTGTACGCGGTGCTGTGCAGCAGCGTGGTGTGGCTGTGGCACGACGGCGCCTCCGGCGTCGACGGATTCCTCGGCAGCAACGCCTACACGTGGATCGCCCTCGGCCTGCTGCTCGGGCTGCCGGTAGGTCAGTCCCGTGCGGGTCGCCTGCCCCTGAACCGGAGGGTGAGCAGCACGGCCCCCGCGCCCAGACCCACGGCGCCCGCGATCGTGCCCGTTGCGGGCCAGCCGGACGCCTCGGACCCCTCGGATCCCGCGACGGCCGCGGCGGCGGGGGCCACGAGGTGTGCGCCGCGGGGCACAGGGCGCAGCGCGTCGAGCGACCCGACCGGATCGACCCGCCCGGCCGCGTCGAATCCCCAGTCGAGCAGCTCGCGCGCCTCCTCGTACACGGCCAGCCCGCCGCCCTCCTGAGGATTCATCACGGTCACGACGAGCGTACGCCCGTTCTGGCGGGCCGCGGCCACGAGCGTGTTGCCCGCGTTGCTGGTGTAGCCGTTCTTGACCCCGATCAGCCCCGGATAGGGCGCCACGCCGTCGGCGCCGGTCAGCAACCGGTTGGTGTTGGCGATCTCGTACGTTCCTCCCCCGTCGCCGGGAAAGGCCGCCTGAGCGGTGGAGCAGTAGCGGGCGAAGTCGGGGTTGCGCAGCCCGGCCCGCCCGAACACGGCCAAGTCGTACGCCGAGGACACCTGCCCGTCGGCGTCGTAGCCGTCGGGTGAGACGACCTGGGTGTCCACGGCACCCAGGGCGCGGGCCTTGGCCTGCATCTGCCGGGCCGTGTGGTCCCAGCCGCCGTTGAGCGCCGCGAGCACGTGCACGGCGTCGTTGCCGGAGTTGAGGAAGACACCGCGCCACAGGTCGGCCACCTGGTACGTGTGTCCCTCGGTGACGCCCACGAGGCTGCTGCCGGGCCCGATGCCGGCGAGGTCCTCCGCGCTGACGGTGTGCCGGACGTCGGCGGGGAGGGCCGGCAGTACGGTCAGCGCGAACAGTGTCTTGAGGGTGCTGGCGGGCGGGAGCTTGCGGTGCGCGTCGTGCGCGGCGAGCACTTCGCCGGTGCCGGCGTCGGCCACCAGCCACGACAGCGCCGAGAGGTCCGGAAGCTCGGGGGCTCCCGCCCGCGGCCGTACTTGTGTGCCCTCGTCCTGCAGCACGGCCGGCTGCGGCACCGCCGCGTTCGGCTGTGGCTGAGCCCCGGTCCGGTCCATCGCCGCGACCGGCGACGCCAGCAGCAGCGTACCCGCCGCGCAGAGGGCGCAGGCGGACACGGCGGCTCGAGAAGAGAATCCGATCGTCATACCGCAAAGCTAGGAAGAGATCGGAGCAAGCGCGCCGCTGCCGAGGGCCGAACGAGGTGCACGAACACCCGGATGCCCCAACGGCACGCGAGGGGCCGGGCGCCGGCGCGTGGCCGTCAGCCGTCGGGCAGCGTCGGCTGGACGCGGCGCAGGAACGTGGCGTTGTCCGGGGTGGAGCGCAGCCGCTCAAGGAGGGTTTCCAGGCCGGCCTGGCCGTCGCGGGTCTGCAGGGCGCGGCGCAGGCCGCGCGTCGTCGTCAACTCGGCGGGAGACAGGAGGAGTTCTTCGCGCCGGGTGCCGGAAGCGCCCGCGTCCACGGCGGGGAACACGCGGCGGGAGGCGAGTTCGCGGCTGAGCCGGAGCTCCATGTTGCCGGTGCTCTTCAGCTCCTCGAAGAAGAAGTCGTCCGCGCGGGAACCGGTCTCCACCAGCGCGGTGGCCAGGATGGTCAGTGAGCCGCCCTCCTCGGCCGACCGGGCGGCGCCGAACAGCCGCTTGGGGCCGTGCAGCGCGGCCGCGTCGACACCGCCGCTGAGGGTGCGCCTCCCGCGGCGGCCGCGTTGTTGTGGGCCCGGCACAGCCGGGTCAGCGAGTCCAGGAGGATGACGACGTCCTCGCCGTCCTCGACGAGCCGCTTGGCCCGCTCGACGACGAGCTCGGCGAGCGCGATGTGCTGCTTGGGCGCCCGGTCGAAGGTCGAGGCGTACACCTCGCCGCGCACGGAGCGCCGCATGTCGGTGACCTCCTCGGGGCGCTCGTCCACCAGCACCACCATCAGCCGGCACTCGGGGTGGTTGCCGGCGACGGCCGCCGCGATCTGCTGGAGCTGCACGGTCTTGCCGGTCTTGGGAGGGGCCACGATCAGCCCGCGCTGCCCCTTGCCGACGGGTGCGATCAGATCGGTGACGCGCCCGGTCAGCCCGGCGGCGGGGTGTTCCAGTCGGAGTCGGTCGTGCGGGTGCAGCGGGGTCAGGTCGTGGAAGTGCCGGCGTTCCCGGAGTCGCTCCGGCGCGCGGCCGCCCACCCGTGCGATCTCCGTGAGGGAGCGCTGGGCTCCCCGTACGCCCTCCACCAGGTCGCCCTTGCGCAGGCCGTGGCGGCGGACGAGGGCGGCGGAGACCTGGGGGTCGGCGGGGGAGGGCAGCAGGTTCTCACCGCGCAGATGGCCCTTACCGCTCGCGTCGATGTCCAGGACACCGGTGACGAGCCGGGTGGCCGGGGACGGCTGCTGCCGTACCGGGGGGTGTTCGAGTGTGGTGGTCATGGGGCTTGGTCCTTTCACGGACGGACGGCATGGGTATGCGCGGGGAAGGGGGAGAAGCCGCGGGCGGGAGGCGTGGAACACGGGCCTTTGGCGGCGGAGGACACCACCCCGGTCACAGCGGACGCGCCGTCCATGAGGTGGTGAGTGAAAGCTGATGCGCCGCAGCGGCGGCAGATCGATCAGCGAACCGAAGGGAGAACTCGCACCGGCGCCCGTAACAGGGCGTGCACAGGTGCCGCTCGCACTGTAGCACCCCGGGCAGCTGTGCGGGAGGGACGACCGTTCAGCGGGTGGCCAGCAGGCCGTACAGGAGGGGGATCCTGGGCTCGGGCAGCCGCCACCAGCCGGACGGGGTGCGGACCATCCGGGGCCAGCGCTGCCAGGGCAGTTCCTCGCTCTCCCGCAGCCGCCGGACGGTGAGTCCCACGTCCGTCAACGCGTTGACGACGTCGCCCATTCCGTGCATCCACTCGTAGCTGTCGACGGCGCCCTCGACGGCCGGGCCGTCGGTGTACGTGTACCTCGCGTCCCGGTGTACGGCGCCGTCGGCGCCCCCCAGGTAGTCGTGGCGGAGCAGCAACTCGGGTCCCTCGCCCTGTGCGGGCTTGGGGCCGAGCGCGTTGAGCAGCGGATGGAACTCGACGACGTACAGCCGGCCCCCGGGACGCAGCAGGCGGGCCACGACGTCCGCCCAGCGCGCGAGGTCGGGCAGGTAGCACAGCGCCCCCTTGCCCGTGTACACGAGGTCGAAGCGCCCTTCCCCGAGGGCGGTGACGGCGTCGTACACGTTGGCCCGCACGTACGTCACGTCGAGTCCCGCGCGTGCCGCGACGTCACGGGCGGCAGCCACGGACGCGGCGGAGAAGTCGAGCCCCACGGCCCGCGCCCCGCGCTCCGCGAAGGCGAGCGTCTCGGTGCCCAGATGGCACTGGAGGTGCACGACGTCGCGTCCGGCGAGTTCTCCGAGGTCCTCCCACTCGAAGGAGGCGAACCAGCGGGCGGGGTCCAGGCGCTGGTCGATCCCGTAGAACCGGCTGGCCACGTGTACCGGCGTGCGCGCGTCCCAGTTCGCCTGGTTCGCCCGCATCAGCCGCTCGTGCTCGTCGGTGGTCATGGGGACATCCAACCGTGAATGGGCGCCGAGCGGGGCCGTACGCGAATGATGTCCTGGCGCTGTTTGTCAAGTCCCGAGATGCAGCGGCATGACCGCCCCGGAGCGTTCGGGCGTAATGGAGTCATGAGGCCGGACGGCGACGGATGAACTCGCCGGACCAGCGGGAAGCGTCCCGCGGCTCACATTCCCACCCGCTCTCTCACAGGAGGAGTTTTCTCATGGCTGTCACGTTCAGGAAGCGCATGGCACTGCTGACCGCGTCCACCGCCCTGGCCGCCGGAGGCGCCGCCCTTGTTCCCGCCAGCGCGTTCGCCGCCCCGGCTCCGGCGGGTGTCCACGCGATGACGCCGGCCCACCACCATCACCACGATGACGACGACGACCGCGGCCACTGGCACGACCACGACCACGACCACGGCCGAGACCGAGGCGGCAGCAGCAACATCAACGTCATCGTCATCAACAACAACACCAACAACGCCAATAACACCAATAACAACAACCAGTGACCCATCGGTCAGGCCGGGTGTTCTATGGTGATCACGATGTTCACTCCCGAAGGCCCCAGCCTCCGCGAACTCGCCGTCCAGGCGCTGTCCTCGGTCGAGCGCGGCTACGATCTGCTGGCGCCGAAGTTCGACCACACCCCGTTCCGCACGCCGGACCCGGTGCTGGACGCCGTCGCCCGGACGCTGCGGCGCACGGGGCCCTTCGCCGACGGGCTCGACCTGTGCTGCGGCACGGGCGCCGGCCTGGACGTCCTCGCGCGGGTGTGCCGGGACAGCGTCACAGGGGTCGACTTCAGCGCCGGGATGCTGGACGTCGCGCGGAAGCGTGCCCCCGACGTCGGTCGCCGGGTCGCCCTGGTCCGCGGGGACGCCAGGGCTCTGCCCTTCCGCGCGGCATTCGACCTCGTGGTGAGCTTCGGCGCCCTCGGGCACTTCCGGCCGGACGAACTGCCCGCACTCTTCCGCCAGGTGCACTCGGTCCTGCGGACCGGCGGAACCTTCGCGTTCCCGGTGCTCGCCCCGCCGCGCCCCTCCTCGGCGGCGTTCTGGATGCTGCTGGGCTTCGACGCGGTGATGCGGGTGCGCAACGCCGTGTGGCGGCCGCCGTTCGTCATGTACTACCGCG encodes:
- a CDS encoding glycosyltransferase 87 family protein encodes the protein MTAFDRTGPRTDRERLLLVLALAAVVTAFTATVPLLRGWFDLKVYYGTVDSWIHHGGRIYDYAVPGTAYGFTYPPFAAVCMLPMALVGWPVAVVVALLLNLAALAVVLRVLAGRGWRRHGWFRWAVAVCLLALFEPLRDTVSFGQVNLLLLALVLTDGRLLHTGRHRWAGVGIGLAAAIKLTPALFICLLLLARRWRAAAVATAVAAGASALAALVDPDASRFYWTRGMWDTTRVGQLAYVSNQSLQGVLARLGETGRPAWALAAIAVLAVWAWRARRAVECGDWRAAFALTGTAACLVSPVTWVHHLVWLLPSLAVLLRAGRPRIAAAVYAVLCSSVVWLWHDGASGVDGFLGSNAYTWIALGLLLGLPVGQSRAGRLPLNRRVSSTAPAPRPTAPAIVPVAGQPDASDPSDPATAAAAGATRCAPRGTGRSASSDPTGSTRPAASNPQSSSSRASSYTASPPPS
- a CDS encoding class I SAM-dependent methyltransferase gives rise to the protein MTTDEHERLMRANQANWDARTPVHVASRFYGIDQRLDPARWFASFEWEDLGELAGRDVVHLQCHLGTETLAFAERGARAVGLDFSAASVAAARDVAARAGLDVTYVRANVYDAVTALGEGRFDLVYTGKGALCYLPDLARWADVVARLLRPGGRLYVVEFHPLLNALGPKPAQGEGPELLLRHDYLGGADGAVHRDARYTYTDGPAVEGAVDSYEWMHGMGDVVNALTDVGLTVRRLRESEELPWQRWPRMVRTPSGWWRLPEPRIPLLYGLLATR
- a CDS encoding class I SAM-dependent methyltransferase, giving the protein MFTPEGPSLRELAVQALSSVERGYDLLAPKFDHTPFRTPDPVLDAVARTLRRTGPFADGLDLCCGTGAGLDVLARVCRDSVTGVDFSAGMLDVARKRAPDVGRRVALVRGDARALPFRAAFDLVVSFGALGHFRPDELPALFRQVHSVLRTGGTFAFPVLAPPRPSSAAFWMLLGFDAVMRVRNAVWRPPFVMYYRAFRFGDVLRELEQAGFRVELYALPEFGRRADGSPRARMIAARRLP